One genomic segment of Bacteroidales bacterium includes these proteins:
- a CDS encoding rhomboid family intramembrane serine protease, protein MNYRKSPFGGTPPVVKNLIIINALMLLGYYAFSGAINLNWTLGLFYWGSDQFEPYQIITHMFMHGNFAHLFFNMFALWMFGRVLENVWGPKRFFIYYFVTGLGAAFLHLMVNHIQIQSLMAQMPQEQINEVMARGFSALQNNQNFTDPNMAKLNLSINIPTVGASGAVFGILLAFGMLFPNTQLLLLFPPIPIKAKYFVMGYGVIELFLGISQPGSNVAHFAHVGGMLFGFILIKYWNSRKGSFY, encoded by the coding sequence ATGAATTACAGAAAAAGCCCATTTGGTGGGACGCCGCCGGTAGTTAAGAACCTTATTATCATTAATGCTTTAATGTTGCTTGGTTATTATGCATTTAGCGGAGCCATTAACCTGAACTGGACATTGGGTTTATTTTATTGGGGTTCAGATCAGTTTGAGCCTTATCAAATTATCACCCATATGTTCATGCACGGGAATTTTGCCCACCTGTTTTTCAATATGTTTGCGCTTTGGATGTTTGGCCGGGTATTGGAAAATGTTTGGGGACCTAAAAGGTTTTTCATCTATTACTTTGTTACAGGCCTTGGGGCAGCCTTCCTCCATTTGATGGTGAACCATATCCAGATTCAAAGTCTTATGGCTCAAATGCCGCAGGAACAAATTAATGAAGTGATGGCAAGAGGTTTTAGTGCCTTACAGAATAATCAAAATTTTACCGACCCCAATATGGCTAAGCTGAATCTCTCGATAAATATACCTACTGTTGGGGCCTCAGGCGCTGTTTTTGGTATTCTGCTGGCCTTTGGTATGCTTTTTCCCAATACACAGTTGTTGTTGCTTTTTCCTCCCATTCCCATTAAAGCAAAATATTTTGTCATGGGGTATGGGGTAATTGAACTGTTTCTTGGTATCAGCCAGCCAGGGAGCAATGTAGCTCATTTTGCCCATGTGGGCGGAATGCTTTTTGGTTTTATTCTGATTAAATATTGGAATTCCAGAAAAGGCTCGTTTTATTGA
- the mutL gene encoding DNA mismatch repair endonuclease MutL, producing MADLIQVLSDSVANQIAAGEVIQRPASVVKELMENCVDAGASEIKVIVKDAGKTSIQVIDNGAGMSPTDARLAFERHSTSKIHAAEDLFSIQTMGFRGEALASVAAIAHVELKTKRMEDEIGTRIRIEGSQVVDQEPVQCPDGSNFIVRNLFYNVPARRKFLKKDSTELNHIIQEFKRVALSHTDLSFSLIHNNVILYKLNPAKFGKRIVDVFGENMRDNLIPVRSDTRIVSIMGYIGRPEKAKKRGYEQFFFVNSRFMKNPYLHKAIMNAYEKIIPQGVLPAYFINLKANPDTLDVNIHPTKTEVKFEDQQAVWQILHASVKEALGKNHIVPSIDFDQQGNIGIPPLMKNREVSPPSVQVDPNYNPFEDATPSTGRTEKKNNWNDKENLRNWEKLYHDFEQPPGQKTITMTSRAGSEAKGESAPPESRDASKFFQFKGSYILTPVKSGLMIINQHRAHTRILYEYYVQTQKNRSGVIQKQLYPEAVQLNNSDYNLLKEIKDEVKKIGIEVELKGSNVVEVRGIPAESDIVNPAEVVESLLEQYGDNKNFGESLLERIALSLAGATAIQYGRVLEQEEMRELLDRLFACSAPNYTPDGQKVISFIKTEEIEKLFK from the coding sequence ATGGCAGATCTTATACAGGTATTATCCGATTCGGTGGCCAATCAGATTGCGGCTGGTGAAGTTATTCAACGTCCTGCTTCTGTAGTTAAAGAATTGATGGAAAACTGCGTTGATGCCGGGGCGTCTGAAATAAAGGTGATAGTCAAGGATGCAGGGAAAACATCCATTCAGGTTATAGATAATGGAGCTGGAATGTCTCCTACCGATGCCCGGCTTGCTTTTGAACGTCATTCAACTTCCAAGATTCATGCCGCCGAAGATTTATTTTCTATTCAAACCATGGGTTTCAGGGGAGAAGCCCTGGCCTCCGTGGCGGCCATTGCTCATGTTGAGCTTAAAACAAAGAGAATGGAAGATGAAATCGGAACCCGGATCCGCATAGAGGGTTCTCAGGTGGTTGACCAGGAACCGGTTCAATGCCCTGATGGCAGCAATTTTATTGTCAGAAATCTGTTCTATAATGTACCTGCCAGGAGAAAATTCCTTAAAAAGGACTCCACTGAACTGAATCATATCATTCAGGAGTTTAAAAGGGTAGCATTGTCTCATACCGATCTTTCTTTCTCCCTGATTCATAACAATGTAATTCTTTATAAGCTGAATCCGGCCAAATTTGGTAAAAGAATTGTAGATGTTTTCGGAGAAAACATGAGGGATAACCTCATTCCTGTGCGGTCCGACACCCGTATTGTGAGCATTATGGGTTATATCGGCCGACCTGAAAAGGCTAAAAAACGCGGATATGAGCAGTTTTTCTTTGTGAATTCCCGGTTTATGAAGAATCCCTATCTTCATAAGGCCATTATGAATGCCTATGAGAAAATTATTCCCCAGGGTGTCCTTCCGGCATATTTCATTAATCTGAAAGCGAATCCGGATACCCTGGACGTGAATATTCATCCTACCAAAACCGAAGTAAAATTTGAGGATCAGCAGGCCGTATGGCAAATATTGCATGCTTCAGTGAAAGAAGCGTTGGGTAAAAACCATATCGTGCCCTCTATTGATTTTGACCAGCAGGGAAATATAGGCATCCCGCCTCTGATGAAGAACAGGGAGGTATCTCCTCCCTCTGTTCAGGTGGACCCGAACTATAATCCATTTGAAGACGCAACTCCTTCCACGGGTCGTACCGAAAAGAAAAACAACTGGAACGATAAGGAGAACCTTCGGAACTGGGAAAAATTATACCACGATTTTGAGCAACCTCCAGGGCAAAAAACCATAACTATGACTTCCCGGGCCGGAAGTGAGGCGAAGGGAGAGTCTGCTCCTCCGGAGAGCCGGGATGCATCAAAGTTTTTTCAGTTTAAGGGAAGTTATATCCTGACCCCCGTTAAGTCAGGGTTAATGATTATTAATCAGCACCGGGCCCATACGCGTATCTTATATGAATATTATGTTCAAACCCAAAAAAATAGATCGGGTGTCATTCAAAAGCAATTGTATCCCGAGGCAGTGCAATTGAACAATTCCGATTATAATTTGCTTAAGGAGATAAAAGATGAAGTGAAAAAGATTGGTATCGAGGTGGAATTAAAAGGGTCCAATGTAGTTGAAGTAAGGGGTATACCTGCAGAATCGGATATTGTCAATCCTGCTGAAGTGGTGGAATCTTTGCTGGAACAATATGGAGATAATAAAAATTTCGGGGAAAGTTTGCTTGAAAGAATTGCCCTGAGCCTGGCCGGGGCCACCGCCATTCAATATGGCAGGGTTCTCGAACAAGAGGAAATGAGAGAGCTTCTGGATAGATTATTTGCCTGTTCTGCTCCAAACTATACGCCAGATGGACAAAAGGTGATCTCTTTTATCAAAACTGAAGAAATCGAAAAGCTTTTTAAATAA